Proteins from a single region of Rana temporaria chromosome 5, aRanTem1.1, whole genome shotgun sequence:
- the FKBP14 gene encoding peptidyl-prolyl cis-trans isomerase FKBP14: MVLELCVVVVCATSAAGKMMEVMVVAALLACAGGALIPEVQITVLEKPYICKRRTKNGDMLLVHFEGFLESNGTRFHSTYADNNNQPVWFTLGIKEAIKGWDKGLKDMCVGEKRKLVVPPSLAYGKEGKGKIPPESTLIFDLHLIEIRNGPRSHESFQEMDLNDDWKLSREEVKAYLKFEFEKHGGAMNETQHEVLVESIFEKEDDDSDGFISAREFTYIHDEL, encoded by the exons ATGGTCCTGGAGCTGTGTGTGGTTGTAGTGTGTGCCACGTCTGCTGCAGGGAAGAtgatggaggtgatggtggtCGCCGCTCTGCTGGCCTGTGCTGGGGGCGCCCTCATCCCTGAGGTGCAGATCACAGTGCTGGAGAAACCTTATATCTGCAAGAGGAGGACTAAGAATGGCGACATGCTGCTGGTGCACTTCGAGGGCTTCTTGGAGAGCAATGGGACCCGCTTCCATTCAAC TTATGCAGATAACAATAACCAGCCTGTATGGTTTACACTTGGCATTAAAGAAGCGATCAAAGGATGGGATAAAGGCCTGaaagatatgtgtgtgggggagaaACGAAAGCTGGTTGTACCTCCGTCACTGGCCTATGGAAAGGAAGGGAAAG GAAAAATTCCACCAGAGAGCACTTTAATCTTCGATCTTCATCTTATTGAGATCCGAAATGGACCACGATCGCATGAGTCGTTTCAGGAAATGGATTTGAATGATGACTGGAAACTATCTAGAGAAGAG GTGAAAGCCTATCTGAAATTTGAGTTTGAGAAGCACGGCGGCGCCATGAATGAAACCCAACATGAAGTCTTGGTTGAGAGCATATTTGAGAAAGAAGACGATGACAGCGATGGCTTTATTTCTGCCAGAGAATTCACATATATTCATGATGAGCTATGA